CGGTCAGCCGGCGTGCGTCCTCAGGATTCTCCGCGATGGCCAGGCACACTCGGGCGACACCGGGGGTGTAGGCACGGGACAGGTCGTCACGATTGCGAAGAGCGACCTTCGGGACGACTTCGAGCTTGCCCCCGAGGTGCATCAGGAACGTCCTGTCGCTGAGTTGCCGGACGGTGACGCCCTGAAGCTCGTTGAGGGCCTCCCGGACCTTTTCGCCGTGCTCCGCGTCCGTTGTGTTGCAGCTGACGTCGACGACGATGTGCTCGTGGTGTGATTCCGTGACGTCCAGGGCAGTGATGGACGCTCCCGCAGCTCCTACCGCTGCCGCGAGCTCCGCAGTGGTGGAGAAGGCGGAGGGAGCCTCAACGCGCAGGGTGATCGAATATCCGGGGCTGGGATTGGCCATGAGACTTCCTTCGTGTCGGTAAACGTCGATGTTTTCGTATGATGGATAATAATATTTGTATTGTGGAAACACAAGCGAATGCCGTTGGTTGGGATAGAACTTCCACGATGCGGATATGCTTGATTCAGATAGCAGAGTTCCGAACGATGTCAGGAGCAGGGATGACGGAGACGCCGGCAAGAAGTGGAGGCGTGCAGTCCGTGGAGCGCGTCTTCGAGCTTCTGGAGTTGATCAATGATGCAGGCGGTGAGGTCACCCTCAGTGAGCTCGCTGCTTCGACGGACCTTCCGCTGCCGACCATTCACCGCCTTCTCCGGACGCTGGTGACCAAGGGCTACGTTCGGCAGTTGCCGAATCGTCGCTATGCGCTGGGTCCGCGTCTGATCCGTCTGGGCGAGGGTGCGAACAAGCAGCTCGGGGCCCTGGCCCGTCCGCAGCTCAAGCAGTTGGTCGACGCCCTCGGTGAGACGGCGAACATGGCTGTTCTGGACTCGGACATGGTGGTCTATATCGCGCAGGTCCCGTCACTGCACTCGATGCGCATGTTCACCGAGGTCGGCCGTCGGGCACATACGCATGACACAGGTGTGGGCAAGGCCATCCTCGCCCAGCTCGATGATGAAACGGTGCGCCGTATCGTGTCCCGTGCCGGCATGCCCACACCCACGGAGAAAAGTATCGGCTCCATCGATGACCTGCTGGCGGACCTGGCGGTGATCCGCGAGAGGGGATACTCGATCGACGACGGCGAGCAGGAACTGGGTGTCCGGTGCTTCGCCATGGCGGTCCCGAATTCCCCGACCCCGACAGCCATATCCGTGTCGGGCCCGGTGTCGCGCGTGGACGACCACTTTGCCAAGAGGGCCGTGCCGTTGCTGACCAGAGCCGCGCAGACCATCTCCACGGAACTCAACGTCACTGCCTGAGAACCGTCGCGCAGTGTGCATGCGGTGTGCGAGGACCGGGGACTCATCTGGCCTGCTGGCTGGTGAGTCCCCGGCCTTTCGTGATGCCCGTGGGTCAGCGTGAGCGCGGGCAGCGGGTTAGTGGGCGCCGCTGCCTGCTGATGGATGCGTTTCACAGATACGCCTGATGTCATCGGCATGACTGATCTCACCCTTGTCCAGCTTTTCCTTGACGATGGGATAGTGCGCGGCACTGACGACCGGGATCTCGGTGCCATCGGCGTCAACGAGCTTCCCTGCTTCGAAGTGATCCCCGTCCCGCAGCGCCTGGAGCTCATCTTCCCTGACCATGCGGGGCGGACTGGCGACGAAAACCGATGATTGCGCGGAGTTGCCGCGCTTGAAGTGGTTGAACAGCAGGTTGAGCAGGACCGCCATGACCGCGGAGGAGCTGATCCCTGAGTGGAAGATCGTGGCGAACCAGGTCGGGAACGCGTCGTAGAACGTCGGGGCGACGATGGGAATCATGCCGAAGGCCAGTGCGGCCGCGACGATGATGAGGTTCATGTTGTTCTTGTATTCGACCTTCGACAGGGTGCGGATCCCGCTGGCCGCGACCGTGCCGAACAACACGACTCCGGCGCCTCCGAGCACTGGTGTCGGCACTGCTGCAACGAGCCGGCCGAGGACAGGCAGGAGGCCGAGGACGACGAGGATACCGCCGCCGGCCGTGACGGCGAAACGGCTCTTGATACCGGTGATCGCCACGAGCCCGACGTTCTGCGCGAAGGCGCTCTGCGTGAAGGTGTTGAAAACGGGCGCGACGATGCTGGCGGCCATGTCGGCCCTCAGCCCGTCAGCGATGCGGCGCGAGTCCACCTTGCTGCCGGTGATCTCACCGACTGCGAGGATGTCGGCTGTCGTCTCCGTCAGGATGACCATGACGACGATCGTCATGGAGACGATGCCGGCGATTTCGAAGACCGGGAAGCCGAAAGCGAAAGGCTGCGGGAACGCGAAGATCGGCCCGTCACCCACCTTCGAGAAGTCGGCCATGCCCGTCGCGGCGGCGAAGATCGTTCCGAGAACGATAGCGAGCAGGATCGAGAGCCTCGAGATTGCGGCATTCCCGACCTTGCTGAGCAGCAGGACGATCGCCAGGGTCAGGGCGGCGAGGCCGATGTTGGCCAGGCTCCCATAGTTTTCTGCCTTGTTGTTCCCGCCCATGGCCCAGTTCGCCGCCACGGGCATCAGGGTCAGGCCGATGGTGGTGATGACGACGCCGGTGACGACCGGGGGGAAGAAGCGGACGATCTTGGCGAAGAACGGGGCAACGCAGAAGCCGATGACCGATGCCGCCAGGACGGAACCGAAGACGGCCGGAAGCCCTCCTCCCCCGTTGACGATCGCCACCAGGGTCGCGACGGATGCGAAGGATGTTCCCTGGACCAGGGGGAGCTGGCAGCCGAAGAACTTGATCCCGTAGGTCTGCAGGATGGTGGCGAGGCCTCCGATGAACAGGCAGGATGCGACCAGGACGCCGAGGTCGCTGGGCTCGAGCCCTGCAGCGGAGCCGATGATGAGCGGGGGCGCGATGATGCCGCCATACATGGTGAGGACGTGCTGGAACCCGTAGGCGACCGTTTTTCCGAGTGGCAGTCGTTCGTCCTCGGGGCGCTGGGTAGTCGATGGGGTGTGCCGTGCTGATTTCCTGCCTGGTTTGACTGATTTCATAGCAGACTTCCTTGTCGGCTTGTGAGGGGGGGGGGGTCGAAGGGGCCGGAGTGGACTCCGGCCCCTTGGGTCGATCAGCAGAAACCGGGGATGTTCGCCCAGATCGCTGCCTCGGTCGGGTTGCCTTCGCGCTCGATGGTGGCTTCGATGAGTCCGTAGGGACGGTCCGCAGCGAAGAACACCTCGTTGTTGTTCTCCAGGTCGAAAGGTGACAGGTCGACGAGGAAGTGGTGCTTGTTGGGGAGCGAGAACTTGATCTCCTGGATCTCCGGGTGGGCTTCCAGGACCTGCTTGCCCATCTGGAACATGGACTGCTGCAGTGCCAGCGAGTGGGTGGACGCGAAGGCGTCGAGCAGGATGGCCCGGACGTCGGCGTAGACCGCGTTGAAGTCGACGTCCAGGGTGTTATAGCGCCATTTGGCTGTCACGTCGGTGGCAAGGATCCTGTCGTTGGTCTCCGTCAACGTCGTGTACTTGTCACGGGGGAATCCATGGAACTCGGATCCCGTCGATTTCAGGACGGTGAGATCCTCGATGCCGGCAATGAGCTGCTGGTCGGACCCGTTGACGAGAAGCACGGCAGTGCGGGTTTCGGACTTGTTCCTCGAGAATGCGTGATCGTGGTCGTTGATCCGATCCCAGAAGTACTGCTCCGCTGCCCAGCGCCCGCCGGTGACCCAGTCGAAGCTTTCGGTGAAGTGCCGACCCAGGCGGAGGAGGAAGTCCTCCGGCGAGCCGACCCCGTCCTTGGCGAAGGCGTAGACCGTGTTCTTCTGCGTGTCGGTGGCGACCACCCTGGAGTTGTCGCCCGCAGTGTGCGCGGATTCGAAATCACCGTGGAGCTGGGAGGTGACATTGAGGTCCTCGAGGGAGTGCCGGGCCGTGTCGCGGGTGACCTTGACCAGTCGTACTTCCGCTTTTCCGTACTGGTTGCGCCCCAGCACGATGTTCGTGCCGGTGTCGCTTCCCGCAGCACCCGAAGTGGTGGTCTGGTTCTCTTGCGTCGTTGCAGTCATGATCAGCTTCCTCGATAGGTCGAATATGCGTATGGGCTCAGGAGTAGGGGTACGTGGTAGTGCTCGGTCGATCCGTCGAGGTGGAACGTGATGGCCACCTCGGGGAAGAAGGCGTCGACCCCGGCTGTGGTGAAGTAGGTGCCGACGTCGAACTCGAGGCGGTAGATGCCGGAGGGAAGCTGCTCGGGTCCCAGGGTTCGAACACGACCGTCGGCGTCGGTGATACCTGTGGCGACAACGACCCATGCATCGTTGTTCCGTTGTGCCAGGACGATGTGCACCCCTCGTGCCGGTAGTCCGTTGCCGGTGTCCAGGACGTGTGTGGTGACGTGGCTGACTGTCATGATGTGACGATTCCTTCCAGCCGGAGCAACGCGATGTTCCGCAGCTCGTGCGCGATGATGGGGGTTTCCTGCGCCGGGTGGTTCTCCAGGCGCTGCCTCAGGGCCCGAAGGATGTCCTCTGCGGTCCGTCCTTTGGCGCGGATGAGGAAGACCCTGCCGAACTTGTGTTCGTAGGCTCTGTTGCCTGCCGCGATGAGCGCAGTGGTGCCGTCGGACGCCGTGAGGCCGGCCTGCTCGCTGCGGGAATGCCGGGCCTCGGCAGACGGACCGGCTGGTTGCTCACCGATGCGAGGGTGATGCCCGAGGGCCCGGTCGATCTCCGCCTCGGTCCAGCCGGGGGCCGCAGCCGCCGCGCAATCCAAGAGTGCGGTCCGACTGGGAAACGGCCGGGCGTCGACGAGGCTGGTCACCCAGCGGGAGATGTCGACGCAGGGCCTCAGGGCCTCGGCGGCCTGTTCGGGGGTCAGCGAATTGAACTCGCTCAAAGTCATCAAGGGTGTCAGCTTTCTTGTTGCACTCTCCGCAGCAGCGCTGAACACCCTTGACCATCGGCTGGAACCGACTTGATTCGATGTTTCTGCAATACGGAATCTTTATTTCGTTAACAGTGTAAGCCCCATCACACAGAGCCTGTCAAGCGATCTTGGGCACCCATTCTGCCACTCCTTGACGGGATCCTGCTCCAAACCTAAACTTCCACCATAAGAAACTTCTATTTCGTAAGGTGAAAACCGTGAGTACAGCGTCGCGTGACCAGAATCAGCCCGGTAAGCCTGTCAGCGAATCCTGGACGCCCTACGAACCCGGCGGGGATGACCCCGACTTCTTCTTCCCCGCGGCCTTCCTCGACCGTGTGCCCCTTCACGTGCGCTTACGCCGGGCATTGAGCCGGCAGCACACGCCGCGGGAAAGCGACTAGCAGCACAAGGCCCTCGGGCGTGAGCAGCAGGACAACATCCGTACACCACGAGGGACCGACCTGAACAGGTCGGTCCCTCGTGGCGTCTCGCCCTGGGTGGGTGGGGGTTAGCTGTCGCCGCCGGTGTTGCCGGTGGTTCCGGCGTTGACGTCGAGGAGGCGGTATTTCTCGATGGCTTCCTTGGGCGCGTTCGGGTCGACTTCGCCGCGGCGGGCGAGCATCTCCAGGGCGCGGACGACGACGGAGTGGCTGTCGATCTTGAAGTACCGGCGTGCTGCTGCGCGGGTGTCGGAGAAGCCGAAGCCGTCGGCTCCGAGGGTCGCGAACTCGTTCGGGAGGAACTGGCGGATCTGGTCGGGCACGGCCTTCATGAAGTCCGACACGGCGACGATGGGGCCCGTGGCGCCTTCGAGTTGCTGGGTGATGAAGGGTTTACGGGCGTCGGCGCCGGGGTTGAGGAAGGCCTCTTCCTCGGCGTCCAGGCCGTCGCGGCGCAGCTCGTTCCAGGACGTCACCGACCAGACGTCCGCGGAGACGCCCCAGTCCTTGGCGAGGATCTTCTGCGCCTCCAGCGCCCAGGGCACGGCCACGCCGGAGGCCAGGATTTGGGTGCGGGGGCCGTCGACCTTGGCGGGTTTGAGCAGGTAGATGCCCTTGAGCAGTCCCTGGACGTCGAGTTCCTCGGGTTCGGCGGGTTGCACGAAGGGCTCGTTGTAGACGGTGATGTAGTACATGACGTTGCGGAAGGACTCGGGCTTGTCGCCGATGTCCCCATACATGCGGTTCAGCCCGTCGCGCATGATGTGCCCGATCTCGTACCCGAACGCCGGGTCGTAGGTGATCACGGCCGGGTTCGTGGAGGCCAGGATCGGGGAGTGCCCGTCGGCGTGCTGCAGGCCCTCACCGGTGAGCGTGGTGCGCCCGGCGGTCGCCCCGATGATGAACCCGCGGGCCATCTGATCCGCTGCCGCCCAGATCGAGTCCCCGGTGCGCTGGAACCCGAACATCGAGTAGAACACGTAGATCGGGATCAGCGGCTCACCCTGCGTGGCGTAGGCGGTGCCCGCGGCGGTGAACGCCGCCATCGATCCGGCCTCGTTGATGCCCGCGTGGAGGATCTGGCCCTGCACGGACTCCTTGTACGCCAGGACCAGGTCGCGGTCCACGGAGAGGTAGTTCTGCCCGTTGGGGTTGTAGATCTTCGCCGTGGGGAAGAACGAGTCCATGCCGAACGTGCGTGCCTCGTCGGGGATGATCGGCGCGATGCGCTTACCGAACTCCTTGTCGCGCATGAGGTCCTTCAGGATCCGCACGAACGCCATCGTGGTCGCGGCCATCTGCTTGCCGGAGCCGCGCTTTCCCATCTCGTACGCCTTCTCGCCCGGCAGGACGACCTCGGCGTGCTTGGTGCGCCGTTCGGGCACGAACCCGCCGAGCTCACGCCGGCGCTCCATGAGGTACTTGATCTCCGGTGCGTCGGCGCCCGGGTGGTAGTACGGGGCGTTGTAGAGGTCGTCGTCGATCTGCTCATCCGTGACCGGGATCCGCAGGTGATCGCGGAACGCCTTCAGGTCGGCGTTCGTCAGCTTCTTCATCTGGTGGGTCGCGTTGCGGCCCTCGAAGTGCGGGCCCAGGCCGTACCCCTTGACGGTCTTGGCGAGGATCACGGTCGGCTTGCCCGTGAACTCCGTGGCCGCCTTGTACGCCGCGTAGACCTTGCGGTAGTCGTGCCCGCCGCGCTTGAGCTTCCAGATCTCGTCGTCGGAGAGGTCCTCGACCATCGCCTTGGTCTCCGGGGACTTCCCGAAGAAATGATCCCGCACGAACCCGCCGGACTCGGCCTTGTACGTCTGGTAATCACCGTCCGGCGTCTGGTTCATGATCTCCACCAGCGCGCCGTCCGTGTCCTTGGCCAGCAGCGAGTCCCACTCGCGCCCCCAGACGACCTTGATGACGTTCCAGCCCGCACCGCGGAAGAACGCCTCGAGTTCCTGCATGATCTTCCCGTTACCGCGCACCGGCCCGTCCAGGCGCTGCAGGTTGCAGTTGATCACGAAGTTCAGGTTGTCGAGCTTCTCGTTCGCCGCCAGCTGGAGCAGGCCACGCGACTCCGGCTCGTCCATCTCACCGTCACCCAGGAACGCCCAGACCTGCTGCCCGGAGGTGTCCTTCAGCCCACGGTTGTGCAGATACCGGTTGGACTGCGCCTGATAGATCGCATTCATCGGGCCGATGCCCATCGACACCGTGGGGAACTCCCAGAACTCCGGCATCAGACGCGGATGCGGGTAGGAGGACAGTGCGTGGCCCTCCTTGGACTTCTCCTGCCGGAACCCGTCCAGGTCCTCCTCGCTCAGCCGGCCCTCCAGATACGCCCGCGCATACATCCCCGGGGAGGCATGACCCTGGAAGAACACCTGGTCACCACCACTGGGATGGTCCTTGCCCTTGAAGAAATGATTGAAACCCACCTCATACAGCGTCGCCGCGCCCGCGTACGTCGAGATGTGCCCGCCGACCCCGATCTCCGGCCGCTGCGCCCGGTGCACCATGACCGCCGCGTTCCAGCGCAACCACGCACGGTACTTCCGTTCGATCTCCTCATCGCCCGGGAACTCCGGCTCCTGATCCGCCGGGATCGTATTCACATAATCCGTCGTCGTGACCATGGGCACACCCACGGACTGCGCACCGGCACGCTGCAGAAGCGAACGCATGATGTACTGCGCACGCTCCGTGCCCTGGGTGCGAATCAACTCATCGAGGGACTCGATCCACTCCGCGGTCTCCTCAGGATCCCCATCGGGCTTACCGACAGTCAAACCACTCAGAATATCTGAAACATCGTCAGTGACGCTCATTCGGACCTCTTCCTAGACTATGGGCAACCTAACCAGAAGTTTTCGCCCGTCGGAAACATTATTCCGTCATACAAGATACAGTGATTGCTGCCCGGCGATACAGCAAGACGCCAGGCAATGCCTGTAGACCCGTACCCGAAGGACGACCGGTATGCCAGAGCCCACATCCCATGCTGCACCCGCCCGGAACACCCGCGATTCCCCTACCGCTTCGGAGACGTCAGGTACGGCCACCCGTCATCACGGATTCGACGTGCATCCGGTTCCGCCTCAACTCCGGAAGCTTGCAAGAACCATGCGGGTGGACCTTCCAGCGCTGATGGCCTCAAGCGGCACCCGGCCGCGCCGCACAGATATCCTGCGGGCCGGCACCCGGGCAACCGTCACCAACCGGACAGATGCTTCAGCGCCCACTGGTCTCCCCGGGGCTGGGACGTCCCCGCTGACCCAGGGGGGAGAAGACGGACACCCCACACCAGTCCCCACCCGTACCGACCATCGCGCGTCACTGGCGACCTCGGCCCAATTGACGCAAGTGCACGAGGTCGACGCGGGCAGGCTTTCCGAGTGGGCCCTGAAGCTCAGCGGCGCACCGGGAGGTGTCGGGAAGGCCCCTGACACCCTCGTCCAGGCGCTTGTCATTCTCGCCGTCGCGGCCACTCTGCAGGAACACCCGACACTGAACGCGCAGTACGACCAGGGGCGACGTGAGATCAGCTACCACGCACAGGAGCACATCACGTTCGCCACCCATGGCGATCACAGGACGGGCCTGCTTCCGTTCGCGGGTACCCTCACGGTCGCTCAGGCGGCGTCGCACATAGCGGCGATCAGGACACAGCCTGATTGTCCGGAGCCATCCACCGCCCTGCCTGAGCCCACCTTCACCGTCGTGAACATCGGCGCGGTCGGGGCGCTCTTCGAATCGCCCATCATTGTCCAGCCCCAGATAGCGATCCTGGCGCTGGGTGCCGTCACCAAGCGCCTCGTCGTGCGGGCCGACCCGTCGGGCCTGGAGACGACAGTCGTTCGTCCCATGATGTACCTGTCGCTCACCTATGATCACCGCCTGGTGGACGGCGCCGATGCCGGCCGCTTCCTGCAGGCGCTGATCGGCCGGCTGACCTCCACAGCGTTCTACACCTCCCTGCCATGAGTTCCCCGCGAGCGTTCCCGCCCCGACACACGCAGGGTGAGCACGAATCCGGTGCAGGACGTGGCCCGGGAACCGCCGTGGTCACCGGTGCCGGTTCCGGGATCGGTCGCGCTGTTGCACAGCAGCTGCATGAGGTGGGGTTCAACGTCGTCCTCGCGGGCCGCACGCTCACCGCGCTCCAAGAGACCGCGACCGCCCTCAAGAACACCTTCTGCGTACCCACGGACGTCACCTCACAGGACGACGTAGCGGCACTCTTCGAAGCGGCACGCACCCACTGGGGCAGGGTGGACCTGCTCTTCAACAATGCCGGTATCACAGGACCATCCGCGCCGCTGGAGGACATCACGACGACTGAATGGCAGCAGGTCCTTCAGGTCAATCAGACAGGGTCGTTCCTCTGCGCCGCAGAAGCCATTCGAACAATGAAACAGCAGCGACCCTCGGGTGGGCGCATCATCAACAACGGATCCATCGCAGCCCACTCACCGCGCCCCCATGCCGCCGGCTATGCCATGACGAAAAGCGCCGTGACCGCGCTGACGAGAAGTATCGACCTCGAGGGCCGCGCGTTTGGAATCACCGCAGGCCAGATCGACATCGGCAACGCATCCACGGGCATGATGGGCGCCCTGGGCGTCGAAAGCGGAGCGCTGCAAGCAGACGGGACCCGCATGATCGAACCCACCTTCGACGTCTGTCAGGCAGCACGGGCCGTCACGCTGATGGCGACCATGCCAGCAGAGGCGAACATCAATCAGTTGACCATCACCGCCTCCGGGATGCCGTTCATCGGCAGAGGCTGATCACCCACGATCCGACCTGACACGGGGCCGGCGATACTCGCGGATCGGTAGAGGCGGCGTGCGGGACGACATCGGGCCTCGAGGACCCCGCGGAATCGACCCGGAATTCCTCGTCCTGCCGGCGAGCGACAATCCACTCCGGGAGCACCGAGAACTCATCAGGTCCTACGTGGAGCCCTTGCCCTACCGGTCCCGGGCCCCTTCCGTGAAGACGGCCAGGGCCTGAGGCCTCCTTACGCCGAGAACTTCGTGCTGCTCGAGCGTTGCCAGATCGATCATCGTCAGACCGTCCCAGAATCCATCCCTCGTGTAGCCTCCGGAAAGAAGCGCGTATTCGGGACCGCCGTCCGGTGCCGACCAGGAGACGACATTCTCGTGGAGCCGCTGTAACGGTATGACCGCTTCGGATCCTGCAGCCAGATCCCGCACTGTCAGGTTCGGGGTCCCTGTTGCGTTGCCGAAGGATCCGGTTCCTACCACGAGCAGACTGGTGTTCCCGTGGGTGAGGGCGGCACCGTGCTGGTGTGAATTCGCGGTCATGGGCTCGAACCGCGTCGCTCTGGTCACCGGGTCGAGGATCGCGAGTGTCCTGCCCTGAAACGGTAGAAGCAGCGAACCGTCGGCCGTCAGGGCTCCGTAGTGAGGCTTCTCCCAGGAAGCCAGTCCCCCGTCGGTCCCGAAAGGAGCGATCGGGACTTCCACGGCGCTCATGGCGGAGGCGTCGATGACGTGCACCGAGAAGCCGTCATGGTTGATCGAGTACAGCTCCGTCCCGTCGGCGGACAGGAGGATGTCGAAAGGCCGCTGGCCCACCTCGACCCAGCCGACCTGTGACCCATCACGAAGATCGACCTTCTCCACCACCGCCGCTCCGGCACCGCTGATGACCGCAACGTAGCCGAATCGCCCATCCGGCGAGATGGCGACTCCCGTTCCTCCCGGCCGATACTCG
This genomic interval from Arthrobacter agilis contains the following:
- a CDS encoding IclR family transcriptional regulator; the protein is MTETPARSGGVQSVERVFELLELINDAGGEVTLSELAASTDLPLPTIHRLLRTLVTKGYVRQLPNRRYALGPRLIRLGEGANKQLGALARPQLKQLVDALGETANMAVLDSDMVVYIAQVPSLHSMRMFTEVGRRAHTHDTGVGKAILAQLDDETVRRIVSRAGMPTPTEKSIGSIDDLLADLAVIRERGYSIDDGEQELGVRCFAMAVPNSPTPTAISVSGPVSRVDDHFAKRAVPLLTRAAQTISTELNVTA
- a CDS encoding nucleobase:cation symporter-2 family protein, with protein sequence MKSVKPGRKSARHTPSTTQRPEDERLPLGKTVAYGFQHVLTMYGGIIAPPLIIGSAAGLEPSDLGVLVASCLFIGGLATILQTYGIKFFGCQLPLVQGTSFASVATLVAIVNGGGGLPAVFGSVLAASVIGFCVAPFFAKIVRFFPPVVTGVVITTIGLTLMPVAANWAMGGNNKAENYGSLANIGLAALTLAIVLLLSKVGNAAISRLSILLAIVLGTIFAAATGMADFSKVGDGPIFAFPQPFAFGFPVFEIAGIVSMTIVVMVILTETTADILAVGEITGSKVDSRRIADGLRADMAASIVAPVFNTFTQSAFAQNVGLVAITGIKSRFAVTAGGGILVVLGLLPVLGRLVAAVPTPVLGGAGVVLFGTVAASGIRTLSKVEYKNNMNLIIVAAALAFGMIPIVAPTFYDAFPTWFATIFHSGISSSAVMAVLLNLLFNHFKRGNSAQSSVFVASPPRMVREDELQALRDGDHFEAGKLVDADGTEIPVVSAAHYPIVKEKLDKGEISHADDIRRICETHPSAGSGAH
- the pucL gene encoding factor-independent urate hydroxylase; translated protein: MTATTQENQTTTSGAAGSDTGTNIVLGRNQYGKAEVRLVKVTRDTARHSLEDLNVTSQLHGDFESAHTAGDNSRVVATDTQKNTVYAFAKDGVGSPEDFLLRLGRHFTESFDWVTGGRWAAEQYFWDRINDHDHAFSRNKSETRTAVLLVNGSDQQLIAGIEDLTVLKSTGSEFHGFPRDKYTTLTETNDRILATDVTAKWRYNTLDVDFNAVYADVRAILLDAFASTHSLALQQSMFQMGKQVLEAHPEIQEIKFSLPNKHHFLVDLSPFDLENNNEVFFAADRPYGLIEATIEREGNPTEAAIWANIPGFC
- the uraH gene encoding hydroxyisourate hydrolase encodes the protein MTVSHVTTHVLDTGNGLPARGVHIVLAQRNNDAWVVVATGITDADGRVRTLGPEQLPSGIYRLEFDVGTYFTTAGVDAFFPEVAITFHLDGSTEHYHVPLLLSPYAYSTYRGS
- the uraD gene encoding 2-oxo-4-hydroxy-4-carboxy-5-ureidoimidazoline decarboxylase, with the translated sequence MFSAAAESATRKLTPLMTLSEFNSLTPEQAAEALRPCVDISRWVTSLVDARPFPSRTALLDCAAAAAPGWTEAEIDRALGHHPRIGEQPAGPSAEARHSRSEQAGLTASDGTTALIAAGNRAYEHKFGRVFLIRAKGRTAEDILRALRQRLENHPAQETPIIAHELRNIALLRLEGIVTS
- the aceE gene encoding pyruvate dehydrogenase (acetyl-transferring), homodimeric type, coding for MSVTDDVSDILSGLTVGKPDGDPEETAEWIESLDELIRTQGTERAQYIMRSLLQRAGAQSVGVPMVTTTDYVNTIPADQEPEFPGDEEIERKYRAWLRWNAAVMVHRAQRPEIGVGGHISTYAGAATLYEVGFNHFFKGKDHPSGGDQVFFQGHASPGMYARAYLEGRLSEEDLDGFRQEKSKEGHALSSYPHPRLMPEFWEFPTVSMGIGPMNAIYQAQSNRYLHNRGLKDTSGQQVWAFLGDGEMDEPESRGLLQLAANEKLDNLNFVINCNLQRLDGPVRGNGKIMQELEAFFRGAGWNVIKVVWGREWDSLLAKDTDGALVEIMNQTPDGDYQTYKAESGGFVRDHFFGKSPETKAMVEDLSDDEIWKLKRGGHDYRKVYAAYKAATEFTGKPTVILAKTVKGYGLGPHFEGRNATHQMKKLTNADLKAFRDHLRIPVTDEQIDDDLYNAPYYHPGADAPEIKYLMERRRELGGFVPERRTKHAEVVLPGEKAYEMGKRGSGKQMAATTMAFVRILKDLMRDKEFGKRIAPIIPDEARTFGMDSFFPTAKIYNPNGQNYLSVDRDLVLAYKESVQGQILHAGINEAGSMAAFTAAGTAYATQGEPLIPIYVFYSMFGFQRTGDSIWAAADQMARGFIIGATAGRTTLTGEGLQHADGHSPILASTNPAVITYDPAFGYEIGHIMRDGLNRMYGDIGDKPESFRNVMYYITVYNEPFVQPAEPEELDVQGLLKGIYLLKPAKVDGPRTQILASGVAVPWALEAQKILAKDWGVSADVWSVTSWNELRRDGLDAEEEAFLNPGADARKPFITQQLEGATGPIVAVSDFMKAVPDQIRQFLPNEFATLGADGFGFSDTRAAARRYFKIDSHSVVVRALEMLARRGEVDPNAPKEAIEKYRLLDVNAGTTGNTGGDS
- a CDS encoding 2-oxo acid dehydrogenase subunit E2; this encodes MASSGTRPRRTDILRAGTRATVTNRTDASAPTGLPGAGTSPLTQGGEDGHPTPVPTRTDHRASLATSAQLTQVHEVDAGRLSEWALKLSGAPGGVGKAPDTLVQALVILAVAATLQEHPTLNAQYDQGRREISYHAQEHITFATHGDHRTGLLPFAGTLTVAQAASHIAAIRTQPDCPEPSTALPEPTFTVVNIGAVGALFESPIIVQPQIAILALGAVTKRLVVRADPSGLETTVVRPMMYLSLTYDHRLVDGADAGRFLQALIGRLTSTAFYTSLP
- a CDS encoding SDR family oxidoreductase, with product MVTGAGSGIGRAVAQQLHEVGFNVVLAGRTLTALQETATALKNTFCVPTDVTSQDDVAALFEAARTHWGRVDLLFNNAGITGPSAPLEDITTTEWQQVLQVNQTGSFLCAAEAIRTMKQQRPSGGRIINNGSIAAHSPRPHAAGYAMTKSAVTALTRSIDLEGRAFGITAGQIDIGNASTGMMGALGVESGALQADGTRMIEPTFDVCQAARAVTLMATMPAEANINQLTITASGMPFIGRG
- a CDS encoding YncE family protein — protein: MVLTTEAGSSTVAVLDPAAIGHELVARIEVGAAPWDIAVAESTGQAIVATAVGLTVIDVHLLEATRVIPYASGPDRVLYGEYRPGGTGVAISPDGRFGYVAVISGAGAAVVEKVDLRDGSQVGWVEVGQRPFDILLSADGTELYSINHDGFSVHVIDASAMSAVEVPIAPFGTDGGLASWEKPHYGALTADGSLLLPFQGRTLAILDPVTRATRFEPMTANSHQHGAALTHGNTSLLVVGTGSFGNATGTPNLTVRDLAAGSEAVIPLQRLHENVVSWSAPDGGPEYALLSGGYTRDGFWDGLTMIDLATLEQHEVLGVRRPQALAVFTEGARDR